One Treponema sp. J25 DNA segment encodes these proteins:
- a CDS encoding dihydroorotate dehydrogenase-like protein, which yields MAIINTTYMGLPLRNPFIVAASGITNAPENIQKLVSLGAGAIVLKSLFEEQIRSYLASVQQDLDMAHPEAEAFLENLGIEAGASEYLQLIRRAVASAGDVPIIASINCISSSRWVDFAEQIEQAGARALELNIALWPRSPQEQGRDLEEQVLAIVRQVSVRTKLPIAVKLGPYYTNPGNLIERLAGAGARSVVLFNRFYRFDFKLDSMTVIPGPTLSSPQDYYESLRWIANLYGKVDCELVAATGIHSAETALKMIAAGATAVQVCSLLYQKGLGVLERLIEEFSAHLDRRNIEDINAFRGCLSYMANNREASYERLQYIRALTGGLE from the coding sequence ATGGCAATTATTAACACTACCTATATGGGGCTTCCTTTGCGGAATCCCTTTATTGTGGCGGCCAGTGGTATCACCAATGCACCGGAGAATATTCAGAAATTGGTAAGCCTCGGTGCGGGGGCCATCGTGCTCAAATCCCTGTTTGAGGAACAGATCCGCTCCTATCTTGCCAGCGTACAACAGGATCTTGATATGGCTCACCCGGAAGCGGAGGCCTTTCTGGAAAATCTTGGTATAGAGGCGGGGGCAAGCGAATATCTCCAATTGATTCGCCGGGCCGTCGCCAGTGCGGGGGACGTCCCTATCATTGCGAGCATTAACTGTATAAGCTCCTCCCGATGGGTGGATTTTGCAGAACAGATTGAACAGGCTGGCGCCCGGGCTCTGGAACTGAATATTGCCCTCTGGCCCCGCTCTCCCCAGGAACAAGGCCGGGACCTGGAGGAACAGGTCCTTGCCATTGTCCGTCAGGTTTCGGTGCGAACAAAGTTGCCCATCGCGGTCAAACTTGGCCCCTATTACACCAATCCAGGAAACCTTATTGAACGGCTTGCCGGGGCCGGCGCCCGGTCGGTGGTGCTGTTTAATCGCTTTTACCGCTTTGATTTTAAATTAGACTCCATGACCGTTATTCCTGGCCCGACGTTAAGCTCCCCTCAGGATTACTATGAAAGTCTCCGCTGGATTGCAAACCTCTATGGTAAAGTAGATTGTGAACTGGTGGCGGCCACGGGGATTCATTCGGCTGAAACGGCCCTTAAGATGATTGCTGCGGGGGCTACGGCGGTGCAGGTCTGTTCACTATTGTACCAAAAGGGGCTCGGGGTATTAGAACGGCTGATAGAGGAATTTTCGGCTCACCTCGATCGCCGAAACATAGAGGATATCAATGCCTTCCGGGGTTGTCTTTCCTACATGGCGAATAACCGGGAAGCGTCCTATGAACGACTTCAATATATTCGCGCATTGACCGGCGGACTGGAGTGA
- a CDS encoding P-loop NTPase gives MSGEIEKFPKRGIKQMIGVVSGKGGVGKSTTSVLLAQALAARGYTTGILDADMTGPSIPRLLGLEGLKGESDGEKIFPLEAEQGIKVISINMFLPDEEEPVIWRGPLLSGALKQFYEEAEWGELDYLVVDFPPGTSDVVLSGFQQLPLDGIVVVVTPQDFVSMIVAKSVKMAKKTNVKVLGMVENMGSMVCPHCGTEFSLFSQAQRRDSRGSLRIPVLARFPWHQELAQRGALLWENLSPQLQEMADGLVQNILVSLK, from the coding sequence ATGAGTGGAGAAATAGAAAAATTCCCCAAGAGGGGAATTAAACAAATGATTGGGGTAGTGAGCGGAAAGGGTGGAGTAGGGAAATCTACTACCAGCGTGTTGTTGGCCCAGGCTCTGGCTGCCCGGGGCTATACCACGGGGATTCTCGATGCTGATATGACTGGGCCGAGTATCCCCCGATTGCTTGGTCTTGAGGGTCTGAAGGGTGAAAGTGATGGGGAAAAAATTTTCCCCCTAGAAGCCGAGCAAGGTATTAAGGTTATCTCAATTAACATGTTCTTGCCCGATGAAGAAGAACCGGTAATCTGGCGGGGACCGCTTCTGTCGGGGGCTCTAAAACAATTCTATGAAGAAGCGGAATGGGGTGAACTGGATTACCTTGTGGTGGACTTTCCTCCGGGAACAAGTGATGTGGTCCTGAGTGGTTTCCAGCAACTTCCCCTGGATGGTATTGTAGTAGTCGTGACCCCTCAGGACTTTGTGTCCATGATCGTGGCCAAATCAGTAAAAATGGCGAAAAAAACAAACGTAAAGGTTCTGGGCATGGTGGAAAACATGGGATCCATGGTGTGTCCCCACTGTGGAACCGAATTTTCTCTTTTCTCTCAGGCTCAGCGAAGGGATAGTAGGGGAAGTCTCCGTATCCCCGTATTGGCCCGTTTCCCTTGGCATCAGGAACTAGCTCAACGGGGGGCTCTCCTGTGGGAGAATCTTTCTCCTCAGTTGCAGGAAATGGCCGACGGCCTGGTACAGAATATTCTCGTTTCATTAAAATAA
- a CDS encoding DEAD/DEAH box helicase yields the protein MTEETVSSFEQFGLSERVLSALRAKGFTTPTSIQVLALPRLLADEGHLIAKARTGTGKTAAFGIPLVERIQGPSPKPRALILTPTRELALQVAKEIRSLAGGPYPRIAAVYGGASLGAQLRELARGVEIVVGTPGRVMDHLERKSLDISAIDWFILDEADEMLDMGFFEDVEKIFSATNPQRRVALFSATMPPEILDVVHRFIGPVEIVEDTRSLEEKPAVDQYYLLVRREDRLEALRRIIDGADEFYGLVFCPTKVETDELARRLVENGYAAEAIHGDLSQEARERTLRRFRSRMTTILVATDVAARGIDIERLTHVINWELPNDTETYVHRIGRTGRAGRRGVAITFGDLKSLGRIKHLSRSMEKTLGSPLRVLPVPSVEAVIQACERRVLARILSLASEETGEPDQVGDVEIFQNKKELQPWGDAGVSEKGTFTEEQNPPYLRMAVPSEGGPWSVTEEEPGSPRMDPLHRLARSLAEKVGPQRALELVLRASFGNELDPSRYGPLVELKDRPFEGRQSRPLQSSGSRRNGSLQGGSTAKKKGRWGEAASDGDHRRFKEGQNLPREKFKSQLHHRFEVLGTAEAGTVSKRGSSYGAGQRIFIGIGRRHGAGARDVAQLLQRAGGVPGRLVDRIEVLETCAYATLPAEAARRAIDFARRSPDHPEIKVAEKSIRAHTDS from the coding sequence ATGACAGAAGAAACTGTTTCCTCTTTTGAACAATTCGGTTTATCCGAACGGGTCCTTTCTGCCCTGCGGGCAAAGGGATTTACCACACCAACATCGATTCAAGTCCTTGCCTTACCCCGGCTTTTGGCCGATGAGGGCCACCTCATTGCCAAGGCCCGTACCGGTACCGGTAAAACCGCCGCCTTTGGCATTCCTCTGGTGGAGCGCATACAGGGACCAAGCCCAAAACCCCGGGCCCTTATTTTAACCCCTACCCGGGAACTCGCCCTGCAGGTGGCAAAGGAAATTCGTTCCCTTGCGGGTGGCCCGTACCCTCGCATTGCGGCGGTGTATGGGGGGGCCTCTCTGGGGGCCCAACTCCGAGAATTGGCCCGGGGAGTGGAGATTGTCGTGGGGACCCCCGGCCGGGTAATGGATCATCTGGAACGGAAGAGCCTGGATATTTCGGCCATCGACTGGTTTATCCTGGATGAGGCCGATGAGATGCTCGACATGGGCTTTTTTGAAGATGTGGAGAAGATCTTTTCCGCTACCAATCCCCAGCGTCGGGTCGCTCTTTTTTCGGCCACCATGCCCCCGGAAATTCTGGATGTGGTCCATCGTTTTATTGGGCCCGTGGAGATTGTTGAAGACACCCGCTCCCTCGAAGAAAAGCCGGCGGTGGATCAATACTATCTGTTGGTTCGGCGGGAAGATCGCCTGGAGGCGCTGCGACGTATCATCGATGGGGCCGATGAATTTTACGGCCTTGTGTTCTGTCCCACCAAGGTGGAAACCGATGAACTTGCCCGTCGCCTGGTGGAGAACGGCTATGCCGCCGAAGCTATCCACGGGGACCTTTCGCAGGAAGCCCGGGAACGTACCCTGCGGCGTTTCCGCTCCCGGATGACCACCATCCTGGTGGCCACCGACGTGGCGGCCCGGGGCATCGATATTGAACGACTGACCCATGTGATCAACTGGGAACTTCCCAACGATACGGAAACCTACGTGCACCGGATTGGTCGAACCGGTCGAGCGGGCCGCCGGGGAGTAGCCATTACCTTTGGAGATCTTAAAAGTCTGGGCCGGATTAAGCACCTTTCCCGAAGCATGGAGAAAACCCTTGGGTCTCCCCTCCGCGTATTGCCTGTTCCTTCTGTAGAAGCGGTTATCCAGGCCTGTGAACGGCGGGTCCTTGCCCGGATCCTTTCATTGGCCTCTGAGGAAACCGGCGAGCCTGATCAAGTAGGTGATGTTGAGATTTTTCAGAATAAAAAGGAACTGCAGCCCTGGGGCGATGCCGGCGTCTCTGAAAAAGGAACTTTTACGGAAGAACAAAACCCGCCGTACCTGCGTATGGCGGTTCCTTCGGAGGGTGGACCGTGGAGTGTCACCGAGGAGGAACCAGGTTCCCCCCGTATGGATCCCCTCCATCGCTTAGCCCGCTCCCTGGCAGAAAAAGTGGGCCCCCAGAGGGCGCTGGAACTGGTGCTGCGGGCTTCTTTTGGGAACGAACTGGATCCTTCCCGCTACGGACCTCTTGTGGAACTTAAGGATAGACCCTTCGAAGGTCGGCAAAGTCGTCCTCTGCAATCCTCTGGATCCCGGCGAAACGGCTCTCTTCAGGGGGGCTCGACGGCGAAGAAAAAGGGACGATGGGGCGAAGCAGCCTCCGATGGGGACCATCGGCGATTCAAAGAGGGACAAAACCTCCCCCGGGAAAAATTCAAAAGCCAGCTCCACCATCGCTTTGAAGTTCTGGGTACTGCCGAGGCCGGAACTGTTTCGAAAAGAGGTTCTTCGTATGGGGCGGGCCAGCGGATCTTTATTGGGATTGGCCGGCGTCATGGTGCAGGGGCCCGGGATGTGGCCCAACTGTTACAGCGTGCCGGAGGGGTCCCCGGCCGTCTGGTGGACCGGATCGAAGTGTTGGAGACCTGTGCCTACGCAACCCTTCCTGCCGAAGCGGCCCGCCGGGCCATCGATTTTGCCCGGCGCAGCCCGGATCATCCGGAGATAAAGGTTGCAGAAAAATCCATACGAGCCCATACTGACTCATGA
- a CDS encoding RecQ family ATP-dependent DNA helicase — MMNNNILLFSEVVSPESPLATVSQEGPFTGEEAPISPDILSAAAQQIFGLSYLYPYQRLVITNILEGAQRAGISLMGPPELMRAFQENPEQAQGAEIDPEAQEPPGARGSEAQDGIEERAGAYQHQIVVLPTGAGKSLCFLLPALLMERPTLVLYPLLALMEDQRRRLEARGIQPLILRGGQTAEERHHIWDRLREHRAGTILIANPEVLCTPSVWEHLPGLTIGQVVVDEAHCVSEWGESFRPSYLEIGNIIQQCKAPLVTAFTATASPPVLEKIRHYIFPDGEAHTILANPDRPNISYQCQGAVLKDLAVRDILRSVERPAIVFCGSRTRTWELAHYLAFYYGYERVRFYHAGLKKEEKKAIEEWFFASQEGILVATCAYGMGVDKSNIRTVIHRDIPPSVEAYLQEAGRAGRDGNPSTAILVWGPEDELGRGRRTDAYHFQRYQELFAYGRSADRCRREQLLAFLGHEGTSCVPGPTACDVCQGKANSQWRETRALVEYVKKHPRRFTVPELSQLLMESLFGCSFQEGERLLRHLVQTGYLKERRSWWLRGRLEAPRR, encoded by the coding sequence ATGATGAACAACAACATCCTCCTTTTTTCAGAGGTGGTTTCCCCTGAATCACCCCTTGCTACGGTTTCACAGGAGGGTCCTTTTACAGGAGAGGAGGCCCCCATTTCCCCCGACATCCTCAGCGCGGCGGCCCAACAGATCTTTGGACTTTCTTATCTTTATCCTTACCAGCGGCTCGTAATCACCAATATCCTGGAAGGCGCTCAAAGGGCTGGCATTTCCCTTATGGGGCCGCCAGAGCTTATGCGGGCCTTTCAAGAGAATCCAGAGCAGGCTCAAGGAGCAGAGATAGATCCTGAAGCACAGGAACCACCAGGGGCTAGAGGTTCTGAAGCACAGGACGGGATAGAGGAACGGGCCGGGGCATACCAGCATCAGATTGTGGTGCTCCCCACCGGTGCCGGTAAGTCCCTGTGTTTTTTGCTCCCCGCCCTTCTTATGGAACGGCCAACCCTGGTGTTATATCCCCTCCTTGCCCTGATGGAAGATCAGCGGCGACGCCTTGAGGCCCGGGGTATCCAGCCCCTTATACTGCGGGGAGGACAGACCGCCGAAGAGCGGCATCATATCTGGGATCGCCTTCGGGAACACAGGGCGGGGACCATCCTTATTGCCAATCCAGAAGTGCTCTGTACGCCCTCCGTCTGGGAACATCTTCCGGGGCTCACGATTGGGCAGGTGGTTGTTGATGAAGCCCACTGTGTCAGCGAATGGGGAGAAAGTTTTCGGCCTTCCTATTTGGAAATAGGAAATATCATTCAACAGTGTAAGGCTCCCCTGGTTACGGCTTTTACCGCCACCGCATCTCCGCCGGTGCTGGAAAAGATCCGCCACTACATTTTTCCCGACGGTGAAGCCCATACCATCCTCGCCAACCCCGATCGGCCGAACATTTCCTATCAATGTCAGGGAGCCGTTCTTAAGGACCTGGCAGTTCGGGATATCCTCCGTTCCGTAGAACGGCCCGCCATCGTGTTTTGTGGTTCCCGGACCCGCACCTGGGAACTCGCCCACTACCTGGCCTTTTACTATGGCTACGAGAGGGTTCGCTTTTACCATGCGGGGCTCAAAAAAGAAGAAAAAAAGGCCATAGAAGAATGGTTCTTCGCCAGTCAGGAGGGCATTCTCGTGGCCACCTGTGCCTATGGGATGGGGGTGGACAAGAGCAATATCCGAACGGTTATCCACAGGGATATACCTCCCAGTGTGGAAGCCTACCTACAAGAAGCCGGACGGGCCGGCAGGGATGGCAATCCCAGCACGGCCATTCTGGTGTGGGGGCCAGAGGATGAACTAGGCAGGGGACGAAGGACCGATGCCTACCATTTTCAACGGTATCAGGAACTTTTCGCATATGGCCGTAGCGCAGACCGTTGTCGACGGGAACAACTCCTTGCTTTCTTAGGCCACGAAGGGACAAGCTGTGTCCCCGGCCCCACCGCCTGTGACGTCTGTCAGGGAAAGGCCAATTCCCAGTGGCGGGAAACAAGAGCCTTGGTGGAATATGTCAAAAAACATCCCCGCCGTTTTACGGTCCCCGAGCTTTCCCAGCTTCTTATGGAGTCCCTTTTTGGCTGTTCCTTTCAGGAAGGAGAGAGACTGCTCCGCCATTTAGTCCAGACTGGGTACTTGAAGGAGCGTCGCTCCTGGTGGCTTCGGGGAAGACTGGAAGCGCCTCGCCGGTAG